In Verrucomicrobiia bacterium, a single window of DNA contains:
- a CDS encoding ATP-binding cassette domain-containing protein: protein MSAREDIIIEVKDLTAGYGDRAILEHLSFQVHCGEVLVIIGRSGSGKSTLLKHLIGLYPPLAGEVWIEGKDLVKAQGQERRDLLRTFGVLYQSGALFGSMTVLENVRLPLDEFTDLPDLAKDLVALSKLKLVGLAAAGPILPAELSGGMQKRAAIARAMALDPRILFLDEPSVGLDPITAAGVDNLILELARYFSITFVVVTHELASIFAIASRVVMVDEETRTIITQGKPADLRDHSPDPRVRRFFHRESDSERAGV, encoded by the coding sequence ATGAGCGCCCGAGAGGACATTATCATCGAGGTTAAGGATTTAACTGCCGGGTATGGCGACAGAGCGATTTTGGAGCACCTGAGCTTCCAGGTCCATTGCGGCGAGGTGCTCGTCATCATCGGGCGCTCCGGTTCAGGCAAAAGCACGCTGTTGAAACATTTGATAGGGCTTTACCCGCCGCTCGCAGGCGAGGTCTGGATCGAAGGCAAGGACCTTGTTAAAGCCCAGGGCCAGGAACGGCGCGACCTGCTGCGCACCTTCGGAGTGTTGTATCAAAGCGGCGCGTTGTTCGGTTCGATGACCGTCCTCGAAAACGTCCGCCTGCCTCTGGACGAGTTTACCGACCTGCCCGATCTGGCCAAAGACCTCGTCGCGCTCTCGAAGCTCAAGTTGGTTGGCCTGGCTGCCGCCGGCCCGATCCTGCCTGCGGAGTTAAGCGGGGGGATGCAGAAGAGGGCCGCCATCGCCCGGGCAATGGCCCTGGACCCGCGCATTCTCTTTCTGGACGAACCATCTGTTGGGTTGGACCCCATTACGGCGGCCGGGGTGGACAATCTCATCCTGGAATTGGCCCGCTACTTCAGCATTACGTTTGTGGTCGTCACCCACGAATTGGCCAGCATCTTCGCCATTGCCTCCCGCGTCGTGATGGTTGATGAAGAGACTCGCACGATTATCACCCAGGGCAAACCGGCCGATTTGCGCGATCATTCCCCCGACCCGCGCGTGCGGCGGTTTTTTCATCGCGAATCCGATTCGGAACGAGCGGGGGTTTGA
- a CDS encoding MlaD family protein, whose product MSAKANDFKLGLFVLAGVGILVAAIFIFGASKWFEGKTVEETYVASNVDGLKTGAPVTLRGVPVGQVTRINFTWNIYHHTEPRYVYVEFEVNNDVALVPPGPRFAKQIQDQVNIGLRARVKSQGLAGATILSLEYVNPSQYPPLRVPWKPRNIYIPSAPSQFSEILASLDKTLGKIKQIDFAKIAGAVQQDLAAGQRLLNHIDQANIAGVVTNANQLLANLQGISGQIHTFIGATNSAPQVTLKNVSSNADRVLVELHTTVDKLNRIVAGIDASPLSDTLDNLRRASEDLEQAIERFKQYPAGVVFGKPPPPARSVEPPGK is encoded by the coding sequence ATGAGCGCCAAGGCAAACGATTTCAAGCTCGGCCTGTTTGTGCTTGCGGGTGTGGGGATACTGGTGGCGGCCATTTTCATTTTCGGCGCCTCGAAATGGTTTGAAGGCAAAACCGTCGAGGAGACCTATGTGGCGAGCAACGTCGATGGCCTCAAGACCGGCGCGCCCGTGACGCTGCGAGGCGTGCCCGTCGGCCAGGTTACGCGAATCAATTTTACCTGGAACATTTATCACCATACCGAGCCGCGTTATGTGTATGTCGAGTTCGAGGTTAACAATGATGTCGCCCTGGTCCCGCCCGGCCCTCGTTTCGCCAAGCAGATTCAGGACCAGGTGAACATTGGACTTCGCGCTCGGGTCAAATCCCAAGGCCTGGCCGGCGCCACCATCCTGAGTCTTGAGTATGTCAACCCTTCCCAGTACCCGCCCCTGCGTGTTCCCTGGAAACCCAGAAACATCTATATCCCATCAGCCCCAAGCCAGTTCAGCGAAATCCTGGCGTCTCTGGACAAGACCTTGGGCAAGATCAAACAAATCGATTTTGCGAAAATAGCGGGCGCTGTGCAGCAGGACCTCGCTGCGGGCCAGCGGTTGCTCAATCATATTGACCAGGCCAACATCGCCGGGGTGGTGACCAACGCAAACCAGTTGCTGGCGAATTTGCAGGGCATCAGCGGGCAAATCCACACCTTTATCGGCGCAACCAACTCGGCCCCGCAGGTGACACTCAAGAATGTTTCCAGCAACGCTGACCGCGTTCTGGTCGAATTGCACACGACCGTGGACAAGCTCAACCGCATTGTAGCCGGTATTGATGCCAGCCCTTTGAGCGATACGCTGGACAACCTACGCCGCGCGTCTGAAGACCTCGAACAAGCCATCGAACGCTTTAAGCAATACCCTGCCGGGGTTGTTTTTGGCAAACCGCCACCGCCGGCCCGAAGCGTCGAGCCGCCAGGCAAATAA
- a CDS encoding ABC-type transport auxiliary lipoprotein family protein, whose protein sequence is MKQHFAFAIPPLTSAKPPANAPVLAIRRLSVSSPFDGISLVYRTGQFSYETDPYAEFLAPPADVLRAPLRQYFQASGLFGDVTQQGSALRPNLLVEITVEQLYGDFRNRADPQAVLEVRLAFFDAPGGRPGKVILDKNYVRRAKLAARSAAALMASWNDALKQIMAEAVSDLERALLRSP, encoded by the coding sequence GTGAAACAACATTTCGCCTTCGCAATCCCGCCGCTGACCTCGGCCAAGCCTCCTGCCAACGCGCCGGTGCTGGCGATTCGGCGTCTAAGCGTCTCCTCACCATTCGATGGGATTTCTTTGGTTTATCGGACCGGCCAGTTCAGTTACGAAACTGATCCTTATGCGGAGTTTCTGGCGCCGCCCGCCGATGTCCTCAGGGCGCCGCTTCGGCAGTACTTCCAGGCCAGCGGCCTTTTTGGCGATGTGACCCAGCAAGGCAGCGCGCTCCGGCCCAACCTGCTCGTGGAAATCACCGTCGAGCAACTCTACGGCGATTTTCGCAATCGCGCGGACCCGCAGGCTGTGTTGGAGGTTCGATTGGCTTTCTTCGACGCGCCGGGGGGACGGCCAGGAAAGGTCATCCTGGACAAGAACTATGTGCGACGCGCCAAGCTGGCCGCGCGGAGTGCTGCCGCCCTGATGGCAAGTTGGAATGACGCGTTAAAACAGATTATGGCCGAGGCAGTTTCGGATTTGGAAAGAGCCTTATTGAGGAGTCCCTAA